A segment of the Desulfofundulus kuznetsovii DSM 6115 genome:
AATATCCACCTGCTACTGTGGGTGGCCTGGCCCGGCATGTTTACGATCTTTCCCGGGCCTTGGCCCGCCTGGGGGACGAAGTGCACGTCATTACCTGTCCCGTGGCCGGGGAGAAGGCTTATTCCCTCCAACAGGGAGTCCACGTGCACCGGCTCCTGCCGGAGCAGCTTAACGCCAAAGATTTTTTGACCTGGGTTGGACAGTTAAACAGGGGCATGATCGAACTCGCCGGTCAAGTCATCGCTGACTGGGGGACGCCGCACCTGGTCCATGCCCATGACTGGATGGTGGGGGCGGCCGGTGAACACCTGCATGAACAATACGGGTTTCCCCTGGTGGCCACCATCCACGCCACGGAGTACGGGCGGAACAGGGGCATTCGTACCGACCTGCAGCGCCGGATTCACGAAAAGGAATACCAGCTCACCCAGGGGGCTGCCCTGGTTATCTGTTGTAGCAATTACATGGCTGAGGAGATATGCCGTCTTTTTGAGCTGGACCGGGAAAAGATAAAGGTAATTCCCAACGGGGTGGATCCGGCCAGTTTAACCGATGGGAGGACGAAAGAACCGGATTGCAAGGACCTGTACCACCGGGACCCGAACATCGTGTTCCTGGGCCGTCTGGTGCCCGAAAAGGGAGTGCAGGTGCTCCTGGAGGCCCTGGCATCCATTTCGGAGCGGGTTAAAGGTACCCGGTTGCTGGTGGCCGGCCGGGGCCCCTACGAGGAGTACTTGAAGGGTCGTGTTGAGGAACTGGGGCTGTCACCGAAGGTGCAGTTTGTGGGTTTTGTGGATGATCTGGGGCGCAACCGCCTTTTGGAAATGGCCCGGGTAGCGGTCTTCCCCAGCCTTTACGAGCCCTTTGGGATCGTGGCTCTGGAGGCCATGGCTGCCAGAGTTCCGGTAGTGGTTGCCGACACCGGTGGATTGGGTGAAATTGTAGAGCATGGGGTAGATGGTTACAAGGCGCCGCCGGGTAGACCGGACATGCTGGCCCATTATATCACCCAGCTGCTCTTTTATCCTGAACTGGCCGTTGAAATGTGCCGGCGTGCCTGGCGCAAGGTTATTACCATTTACAATTGGCAATACATTGCCGAAGAAACACACCAGGCTTATTGCCAGGCCATGGCAAGACCGGTTGCCTCTCTCTGGCATAGAGGCCTATAGCCAGCGGGTAAGTTGTTCCTTATCATCAAAAATTACCCGTAACCTCTTGTTATCTGGAACCATTTAGCCAATGCCATAATATGATAATTAAAAAAACAAGGGGTGTCGGGTTTCGATGAAGCTGGAAGGGATATTTACAGATTGGCTACAGTCTTTCCCAATCAAAAAAATTAGCCCGTGGTGGATCGTCGGCGGGGTATTCCTGCTGGTGCTTGTACTTATTGCGGTTATTGTAATAGTGGTGATTTAGTTTTAAAGATGCCGGTTCTGTTACGCGGAACCGGTTTTTTATAATTAAGAGAAGAGGCATGAGAGGAGCAGCAAAGTTTAGTAAAGGGCAGCCGGTCCTTTGGTTATAGGAGAGAAACATCAGGAACCGCCGGGTATCTTTCCTCATACCATGAAAATAGTATGATTGATCCTCCAGGAGGGATGATCATGGGGGGCGGGGTTAAGCTGGGACTGGCTTTGGGTGGCGGTTTTTTACGGGGCATAGCTCATGTTGGTGTTTTGAAGACGTTGGCTGCCGAGGGGATTGAACCGCACCTGGTAGCAGGAACCAGTGCGGGCAGTATTGTTGCCGCGCTTTACTGCAGCGGTTGGAGCATCCGGGAAATGGAAAAGCTGGCCCTGGAAATAAATCCCCACGATATTTACGATTTGGGCCCTATGTTTGTTAACCTGGGAGCCATGGCCGTTAAGGTTCTCATCGATTTATTTCATTTGCCCGTACCCTTTCCTTCTCCCCTGGGGTTAATGTCGGGTTGCAAGCTGGAAAGTTGGGTGGAACGCCTGGTGGAGCGGAAAACCTTCCGCCAGCTGAGGAAGCTGCTCGCCATTACTTCGGTGGATATTCACACCGGACACCGTATTATTTTCGTCAGTGAAGATGTCAGCCACAGCCCTCCACCCGAGGATATTTTTTTTATCCGCGGGGTACCGGTGGCTCAGGCGGTGCGGGCCAGCTGTTCCGTTCCGGGACTGTTTGAACCGAAGAAAATTGGCGACCGGCTGTTAGTCGACGGCGGCCTGCGGGAAAATGTACCGGTGGAAGTACTTCATCTTCTTGGCGCCGATGTGGTGGTGGGAGTAGATGTGGGGTACGAAGGAGAGCACTATAAGCCAATTGAAAATATGGTCCAGTTACTCACTCAATCGCTGGATATTATCGGCAGCGAGGTTACCCGGGTCAAATTGGAAAACTATGCCGACGTAGTGATCCGCCCCGTTCTCACCGGGGTTACCCCCTGGGACTTTTCCCGCAATGCTTACTGCATTGCCCAGGGAGAAAAGGCCGCCAGGGAGGCGCTTCCCGAGTTAAAACGCATGTTGCACGAAAAAAGAAGCCGCCGTTAGCCCCGCCTGTTTGCGGGGTAAAAAATCATGGACGCCGGGGTGAGGTCGGTATATAATTACGTTGTTAAAGGAGGGATTTGTGATGACCTTTTCTCCCGGCGGTTTAGCTACAGGTATTGGCAGCCTGCCCTATACCGACCCGGGACAGGCCCTGCCCCTGATTAGAGAAAATATGCCCGTTATCCCCCACTGGCCCCAGCTGCCCCAAAGGGGTGGTGTCGAGGGCTTTGTGTACCAGTTTTTACAGCCTCTGGTCCACTTTGAGTTGTTGCTGATGGAAAATGACCGGGCTGTGTTTGATGATGAAAACCCCCGCTGGCCAGAAAGGCTCACTAATTTTTATACGGCCTACCTGGCCGTGGAAGAAAAAGACCTCACCGCCCTGGAATACTTTGCCCTGCCCCGCAAGGCAGCGGCAGGCTTTTATGCCTTCATGGAAGAAATGGCCAGGGATATGGGCGAGGCCCTTTATCTCAAGGGCCACCTGGCCGGCCCCCTTACCGTTGCCTTTCAATTGAAGAACCGCCGGGGCCGGGTGGCCTATTACGAGGACCAGCTGCGGGACCTGGTGGTAAAAACCCTAGCTGCCCACGCTTACTGGCAGGCCCGTACCCTGGCCGACCTTAACCGGACACCCATCATTTTCGTGGACGAGCCGGCCATCAGCGTCTACGGCCAGTTCACTTATATTACCGTCACCCGGGAAATGATCAAAACCGATCTCAACGCCATTTTTCACTTTATTCACCAGGCGGGCGGGTTGGCCGGGGTGCATTCCTGCGATGCCATAGACTGGTCCATCCTCTGTGAATGTGATCTGGACATTATCAATTTGGATGCCTATAACTTTGGACCATCCCTGTTTGTTTACGCCCGGGAATTAAGGGACTTCATGGAAAGAGGTGGGGTCATTGCGTGGGGTATCGTACCCACCTCTGAAAAGGCCTTTGGTGAAGACGCGGAATCCCTGCTGTTGCGATGGAAAGAACTTATCCGGGGACTGGCAGAGCGGGGTATTCCGGCGGAGCTGTTGCGCCGCCAGTCCATGATTACCCCTGCCTGCGGCACCGGGCTTTTAGCCCCGGAACTGGCCGAGCATATTTACCGTCTCACCCGGCAAGTGTCGGAGCGGGTTCGTGAGGGGGCTTTTTAATCGTGCTGCCCGACCTGCACCTGCACACCAGACGTTGCGGGCACGCCACGGGAGATATGGAGGAGTATATTGCTATGGCCCGCTACCGGGGCCTTAAACATATCGGTTTTGCCGATCATGTTCCCATGTACTGGCTGCCCCCCGGCCAGCGGGACCCGGAACTGGCCATGAATGAGGAGGAGTTGCCCCGGTATGTTGAGTCAATCCGGAAGCTTAAGCAGAGCTGTTCCGCTCTGACCATCTACCTGGGGATAGAGTGCGACTATATACCGGGTTTTGAAAACCACCTGGGTGTGCTCCTTTCCCGTTACCCCTTTGACTATGTTCTAGGTTCGGTGCACTACCTGGACGGCTGGGGTTTTGATAACCCGGACCTGGTGGAGGAATACATCCGGCGGGATATTGATGAATTATACCGGCAGTACTTTCAACTGGTGCAGCAGGCGGCTCGCGCGGGTCTTTTTGATGCCATCGCCCACCCGGATTTGATCAAAAAGTTTGGTTACCGGGCACGCATAGACTTGCAGGAGCTTTACGAAGAGACGGCCCGGGCCTTTGCCGAGGGCGGTGTGTGCGTGGAGGTAAATACGGCCGGTTTGCGCGTGCCCGCCGGGGAAATTTACCCCTCTTTGGATTTCCTCAAGCTCTGCCGCCGCTACCACGTTCCGGTGACCGTGGGCTCCGATGCCCACCAGCCCCACCTCGTTGCTTACGGCTGGGATCAGGCATGGCAATGGTTGCAGGCTGCCGGCTACCGTGAGGTGGTGGTGTTCAAAGAACGGGCGCGGGAAACAATACCTCTTTAATATTAGCATTGACATAGCCAGAAAAGCTGGCTATTTTTTTATTTTTTTCTTATGAGCCTGCAGGAATTTATTTCTCTCTGGAGAATTTAGGGTGGTGAGATGTGGAGTAAAGTGGAATTAAAGTGGATCATAGTGGGGCATCCGGCATGTTTTTAGGCGAGTACCGGCATACCATTGATGCCAAGGGACGCTTGATTATACCAGCCCGCTTCCGCGAAGGCCTGGGCGAAAAATTCGTTTTGACCAAGGGTCTGGACGGATGCCTTTTCGCCTACCCCCCTCAAGAATGGGCGGAAATGGAAAATAAGATGCGGTCCTTACCCTTGACCAGGGCCGATGCCCGGGCCTTTGTGCGTTTTTTCTTTGCCGGTGCCTGTGAATGCGAGGTAGATAAACAGGGTAGAATACTTATTCCAGGAAACTTAAGGGAATACGCGGGTATCGAAAGGGACGTAGTGGTGATTGGTGTTTCCGCCAGGGTGGAGATCTGGTCCGCCGAGCGGTGGGAGGCCTATAACTCCCAGGCAGCCGGTCAGGTGGAAGAAATTGCGGAAAAAATTGTGCTTTAAGAGACGTGAGGTTTCAGGGCGGGAAGATCAGGGGATGGAGGAAAGAAACTTCACTCACCAACCGGTATTGCTGGAGGAAGTGCTGGCCTGGTTGAACCCGCAAAGCGGGGGCACCTATGTGGACTGCACCGTCGGGGGAGGGGGGCATGCTGCAGCCATCCTGGAAAAGAGCAGCCCCGCCGGCCGCCTGATCGGCCTGGACCAGGACCCCCATGCCCTGGAAGCAGCCGCCCGGTACCTGGCTCCTTACGGGGAACGGGTCACCCTGGTAAGGGAAAACTTTATCAACCTGCCCCAGGTCCTGGATGAACTGGGTATTCCGGCTGTAGAGGGCATAGTCTTTGACCTTGGTGTGAGTTCTCCTCAACTGGATGTTCCTGAACGGGGTTTCAGCTACCACCACGAGGGTCCCCTGGATATGCGCATGGACCCGGCCATGCGCCACACCGCCGCCGACCTGGTCAATAACCTGGGAGAAGAGGAACTGGCCGGGATCATTGCCCGCTATGGTGAAGAACGCTGGGCCAGGAGGATCGCCTCCTTCATTGTGCGGAAAAGACAGCACCAGCCCATAATAACCACTTCCCAGCTGGTGGAAATAATCAAAGAAGCAATTCCGGCAAAAAGCAGGCGCAGCGGCCCCCACCCGGCCCGGCGAACCTTTCAGGCCTTAAGAATTGCCGTAAACCGGGAACTGGAGATCCTGCCGGAAGCTTTGCGCCAGGCGGTTGACCTGCTTTTGCCAGGAGGACGCATTCTGGTGATCACTTTTCACTCACTGGAGGACCGGATCGTCAA
Coding sequences within it:
- a CDS encoding patatin-like phospholipase family protein encodes the protein MIDPPGGMIMGGGVKLGLALGGGFLRGIAHVGVLKTLAAEGIEPHLVAGTSAGSIVAALYCSGWSIREMEKLALEINPHDIYDLGPMFVNLGAMAVKVLIDLFHLPVPFPSPLGLMSGCKLESWVERLVERKTFRQLRKLLAITSVDIHTGHRIIFVSEDVSHSPPPEDIFFIRGVPVAQAVRASCSVPGLFEPKKIGDRLLVDGGLRENVPVEVLHLLGADVVVGVDVGYEGEHYKPIENMVQLLTQSLDIIGSEVTRVKLENYADVVIRPVLTGVTPWDFSRNAYCIAQGEKAAREALPELKRMLHEKRSRR
- a CDS encoding histidinol-phosphatase HisJ family protein — encoded protein: MLPDLHLHTRRCGHATGDMEEYIAMARYRGLKHIGFADHVPMYWLPPGQRDPELAMNEEELPRYVESIRKLKQSCSALTIYLGIECDYIPGFENHLGVLLSRYPFDYVLGSVHYLDGWGFDNPDLVEEYIRRDIDELYRQYFQLVQQAARAGLFDAIAHPDLIKKFGYRARIDLQELYEETARAFAEGGVCVEVNTAGLRVPAGEIYPSLDFLKLCRRYHVPVTVGSDAHQPHLVAYGWDQAWQWLQAAGYREVVVFKERARETIPL
- the mraZ gene encoding division/cell wall cluster transcriptional repressor MraZ; amino-acid sequence: MFLGEYRHTIDAKGRLIIPARFREGLGEKFVLTKGLDGCLFAYPPQEWAEMENKMRSLPLTRADARAFVRFFFAGACECEVDKQGRILIPGNLREYAGIERDVVVIGVSARVEIWSAERWEAYNSQAAGQVEEIAEKIVL
- a CDS encoding methionine synthase; the encoded protein is MTFSPGGLATGIGSLPYTDPGQALPLIRENMPVIPHWPQLPQRGGVEGFVYQFLQPLVHFELLLMENDRAVFDDENPRWPERLTNFYTAYLAVEEKDLTALEYFALPRKAAAGFYAFMEEMARDMGEALYLKGHLAGPLTVAFQLKNRRGRVAYYEDQLRDLVVKTLAAHAYWQARTLADLNRTPIIFVDEPAISVYGQFTYITVTREMIKTDLNAIFHFIHQAGGLAGVHSCDAIDWSILCECDLDIINLDAYNFGPSLFVYARELRDFMERGGVIAWGIVPTSEKAFGEDAESLLLRWKELIRGLAERGIPAELLRRQSMITPACGTGLLAPELAEHIYRLTRQVSERVREGAF
- the rsmH gene encoding 16S rRNA (cytosine(1402)-N(4))-methyltransferase RsmH, yielding MEERNFTHQPVLLEEVLAWLNPQSGGTYVDCTVGGGGHAAAILEKSSPAGRLIGLDQDPHALEAAARYLAPYGERVTLVRENFINLPQVLDELGIPAVEGIVFDLGVSSPQLDVPERGFSYHHEGPLDMRMDPAMRHTAADLVNNLGEEELAGIIARYGEERWARRIASFIVRKRQHQPIITTSQLVEIIKEAIPAKSRRSGPHPARRTFQALRIAVNRELEILPEALRQAVDLLLPGGRILVITFHSLEDRIVKNSFRRLANPCVCPPSFPQCICGQKPVLRVLTPGGVVPSEREVNLNPRSRSARLRVAEKLSPVLNATGGE